The following are encoded together in the Panicum virgatum strain AP13 chromosome 6K, P.virgatum_v5, whole genome shotgun sequence genome:
- the LOC120712604 gene encoding nitrate reductase [NADH]-like encodes MAASVEPRQQFGRLEPVRGGGATNGAKAYHPPPASQHIPRRADSPVRGCGFPPLVSPPRGRGDDAAASEDDEDDEPADWRELYGSQLQLEVEPAVHDPRDEGTADSWVERNPSLIRLTGKHPLNCEPPLARLMHHGFITPAPLHYVRNHGAVPRGDWATWAVEVTGLVRRPARLTMDELSRDFPAVELPVTLACAGNRRKEQNMVQQTVGFNWGPAGVSTSVWRGARLRDVLLRCGIMPRRGGALNVCFEGAEDLPGGGGSKYGTSVTREWAMDPSRDIMLAYMQNGEPLLPDHGFPVRVIIPGCIGGRMVKWLRRIIVTPAESDNYYHYKDNRVLPSHVDAELANAEAWWYKPEYIINELNINSVITTPGHDEILPINGVTTQRGYTMKGYAYSGGGKKVTRVEVTLDGGETWLVCELDHPEKPNKYGKYWCWCFWSVEVEVLDLLGAKEIAVRAWDQSLNTQPEKLIWNLMGMMNNCWFKVKVNVCRPHRGEIGLVFEHPTQPGNQTGGWMVRQKHLETAEAAAPGLKRSTSTPFLNTAGDGKQFTMSEVRKHASQESAWIVVHGHVYDCTKFLRDHPGGADSILINAGTDCTEEFDAIHSDKAKALLDTYRIGQLITTGTGYTSDNSVHGGSAALSHLAPIREAARAAAPVALSNPRDKIRCRLVAKRELSRDVRLFRFALPSPDQVLGLPIGKHIFVCATIDGKLCMRAYTPTSMVDEIGHFDLLVKIYFKNEHPKFPDGGLMTQHLESLPIGSHIDVKGPLGHVEYTGRGGFVINGKPRRARRLAMIAGGSGITPMYQVIQAVLRDQPDDETEMHLVYANRTEDDILLRDELDRWAADYPDRLKVWYVVDQVKRPEDGWKYSVGFVTEAVLREHVPEGGDDTLALACGPPPMIKFAISPNLEKMKYDMANSFIVF; translated from the exons ATGGCCGCATCTGTCGAGCCGCGGCAGCAGTTCGGCCGCCTGGAgccggtgcgcggcggcggcgccacgaaCGGCGCCAAGGCGTACCACCCTCCTCCGGCGAGCCAACACATCCCGCGGCGCGCCGACTCGCCCGTGCGCGGCTGCGGCTTCCCTCCCCTCGTGTCGCCGCCCCGCGGCCGGGGCGACGACGCCGCCGCgtcggaggacgacgaggacgacgagccgGCGGACTGGCGCGAGCTCTACGGCTCGCAGCTGCAGCTGGAGGTGGAGCCCGCGGTGCACGACCCGCGCGACGAGGGCACCGCCGACTCGTGGGTGGAGCGAAACCCGTCCCTGATCCGGCTCACCGGGAAGCACCCGCTCAACTGCGAGCCCCCGCTGGCGCGCCTGATGCACCACGGCTTCATCACCCCGGCGCCGCTCCACTACGTGCGCAACCACGGCGCCGTGCCGCGCGGCGACTGGGCGACGTGGGCCGTCGAGGTGACGGGCCTcgtccgccgccccgcccgcctCACCATGGACGAGCTCTCCCGCGACTTCCCCGCCGTGGAGCTCCCCGTGACGCTGGCCTGCGCGGGGAACCGCCGCAAGGAGCAGAACATGGTGCAGCAGACGGTGGGCTTCAACTGGGGTCCCGCCGGCGTGTCCACCTCCGTGtggcgcggcgcgcgcctcCGCGACGTGCTCCTGCGGTGCGGCATCATGCCCCGCCGCGGAGGCGCGCTCAACGTCTGCTTCGAGGGCGCCGAggacctccccggcggcggcgggtccaaGTACGGCACCAGCGTGACGCGGGAGTGGGCGATGGACCCGTCGCGGGACATCATGCTCGCCTACATGCAGAACGGCGAGCCGCTGCTGCCGGACCACGGCTTCCCCGTGCGCGTCATCATCCCCGGCTGCATCGGCGGCCGCATGGTCAAGTGGCTCCGCCGCATCATCGTCACCCCCGCCGAGTCCGACAACTACTACCACTACAAGGACAACCGCGTCCTGCCGTCGCACGTCGACGCCGAGCTCGCCAATGCCGAAG CGTGGTGGTACAAACCGGAGTACATCATCAACGAGCTCAACATCAACTCGGTGATCACGACGCCGGGGCACGACGAGATCCTGCCCATCAACGGCGTCACCACGCAGCGGGGATACACCATGAAGGGATACGCCTACTCCG GCGGCGGCAAGAAGGTGACGCGAGTGGAGGTGACGCTGGACGGCGGCGAGACATGGCTGGTGTGCGAGCTCGACCACCCGGAGAAGCCCAACAAGTACGGCAAGTACTGGTGCTGGTGCTTCTGGtccgtggaggtggaggtgctcGACCTCCtcggcgccaaggagatcgCCGTCCGCGCCTGGGACCAGTCGCTCAACACCCAGCCCGAGAAGCTCATCTGGAACCTCATG GGGATGATGAACAACTGCTGGTTCAAGGTGAAGGTGAACGTGTGCCGGCCGCACAGGGGCGAGATCGGGCTGGTGTTCGAGCACCCGACGCAGCCGGGCAACCAGACGGGCGGGTGGATGGTGCGGCAGAAGCACCTGGAgacggcggaggccgccgcgccggggctcaagcgcagcacctccacgccCTTCCTCAACACCGCCGGCGACGGCAAGCAGTTCACCATGTCGGAGGTGCGCAAGCACGCGTCGCAGGAGTCGGCGTGGATCGTCGTCCACGGCCACGTCTACGACTGCACCAAGTTCCTCAGGGACCACCCCGGCGGCGCCGACAGCATCCTCATCAACGCCGGCACCGACTGCACCGAGGAGTTCGACGCCATCCACTCCGACAAGGCCAAGGCGCTCCTCGACACCTACCGCATCGGCCAGCTCATCACCACCGGCACCGGCTACACCTCCGACAACTCCGTCCACGGCGGCTCCGCCGCGCTCTCCCACCTCGCGCCCATCCGCGAGGCCGCCAGGGCCGCCGCGCCCGTCGCGCTATCCAACCCGCGCGACAAGATCCGCTGCCGCCTCGTCGCCAAGAGGGAGCTCTCCCGCGACGTCCGCCTCTTCCGCTTCGCCCTCCCGTCGCCCGACCAGGTGCTCGGCCTCCCCATCGGCAAGCACATCTTCGTCTGCGCCACCATTGACGGCAAGCTCTGCATGCGGGCCTACACGCCGACGAGCATGGTGGACGAGATCGGCCACTTCGACCTCCTCGTCAAGATCTACTTCAAGAACGAGCACCCCAAGTTCCCCGACGGCGGCCTCATGACGCAGCACCTGGAGTCGCTGCCGATCGGCTCCCACATCGACGTCAAGGGGCCTCTGGGCCACGTCGAGTACACCGGCCGCGGCGGCTTCGTCATCAACGGCAAGCCGCGCCGCGCGAGGCGCCTCGCCATGATCGCCGGCGGGAGCGGGATCACGCCCATGTACCAGGTCATCCAGGCGGTGCTGCGCGACCAGCCGGACGACGAGACGGAGATGCACCTCGTCTACGCCAACCGGACGGAGGACGACATCCTCCTCCGCGACGAGCTCGACCGGTGGGCGGCCGACTACCCGGACAGGCTCAAGGTCTGGTACGTGGTCGATCAGGTGAAGCGCCCGGAGGATGGGTGGAAGTACAGCGTCGGGTTCGTCACGGAGGCCGTCCTGCGGGAGCACGTGCCGGAGGGCGGCGACGACACGCTGGCCCTCGCCtgcgggccgccgccgatgaTCAAGTTCGCCATCTCGCCGAACCTGGAGAAGATGAAGTACGACATGGCCAATTCTTTCATCGTCTTCTAA
- the LOC120712605 gene encoding nitrate reductase [NADH]-like — MAASVEPTHLGRLEPSSAQMQAFMNGTRAYPPSSPSRIPRRSDRGFTALVSSHPWEWDEDDDDDEQDWRELYGSHLQLQVVEPAANDRRDEGTADAWVKRNPSLIRLTGKHPLNCEPPLARLMRHGFITPAPLHYVRNHGAVPRADWAMWTVEVVGLVRRPARLTMEQLARGFPAVELPVTLVCSSNRRGEQNAARQTLGFNWGPAAVSTSVWRGARLRDVLRRCGIAPRAGGALNVCFEGADSLPGGGGGCTTYGTSIRREWAMDPAMDVMLAYMQNGEPLLPDHGFPVRVIVPGCTAGRMVKWLRRIVVTTAESDNYYHYRDNRFLPSHVDAELADAEGWWYKPEHVINEMNINSVITTPGHDEILPVDGVTTQRGYTIKGYAYSGGGKKVTRVEVTLDGGETWLVCELNHPEKPNKYGKHWCWCFWSVEVEVLDLLGAREIAVRAWDQSLNTQPEKLVWNLMGMMNNCWFRVKVNVCRPRKGEIGLAFEHPTQPGNQPGGWMARQKRIDAAEAAATALQRGTPPEPPATNTAGASKRFTMAEVREHASRDSAWIVVHGSVYDCTAYLEDHPGGADSILINAGTDCTEEFDAIHSDKAKALLDAYRIGELVTTGTGHNSDAAIHCASSSLSHLDPIPGAVKPAAPAAAVALANPLEKVPCRLVGKKELSRDVRIFRFALPSAGQELGLPVGKHILVCADIAGKPCARAYTPTSAADEAGHFELLVKVYFKGEHPKFPGGGLMTQHLDSLPIGSRVDVKGPLGHVAYAGRGEFVIDGEPRRARRLAMVAGGSGIAPVYQVIQAVLRDQPGDRTEMHLVYANRTEEDILLRGELERWAAEFPDRLKVWYVVERVKRPEEGWEYSVGFVTEAILREHVPEGGDDDALALACGPPAMIQLAVAPSLEKMKYRRSSSFVVF, encoded by the exons ATGGCCGCTTCGGTCGAACCAACGCATCTCGGCCGCCTCGAGCCGAGCTCCGCTCAGATGCAGGCTTTCATGAACGGGACCAGGGCGTACCCTCCTTCTTCCCCGAGCCGCATCCCGCGCCGCTCTGATCGTGGCTTCACCGCCCTTGTCTCGTCGCACCCGTGGGAGTGGgacgaagacgacgacgacgacgagcaggACTGGCGCGAGCTCTACGGCTCGCACCTGCAGCTGCAGGTGGTCGAGCCGGCGGCGAACGACCGGCGCGACGAGGGCACCGCGGACGCCTGGGTCAAGCGCAACCCGTCCCTGATCCGGCTCACCGGGAAGCACCCGCTCAACTGCgagccgccgctggcgcgcctGATGCGCCACGGCTTCATCACCCCGGCGCCGCTGCACTACGTGCGCAACCACGGCGCCGTGCCGCGGGCGGACTGGGCGATGTGGACCGTCGAGGTGGTGGGCCTCGTCCGCCGTCCCGCGCGGCTCACCATGGAGCAGCTCGCCCGCGGCTTCCCCGCCGTGGAGCTCCCCGTCACGCTCGTCTGCTCCAGCAACCGGCGCGGGGAGCAGAACGCGGCGCGCCAGACGCTGGGCTTCAACTGGGGCCCCGCCGCCGTGTCCACCTCCGTGtggcgcggcgcgcgcctcCGCGACGTGCTGCGCCGGTGCGGCATCGcgccccgcgccggcggcgcgctcaaCGTCTGCTTCGAGGGCGCCGAcagcctccccggcggcggcggcggctgcaccaCGTACGGCACCAGCATCCGGCGCGAGTGGGCCATGGACCCGGCCATGGACGTCATGCTCGCCTACATGCAGAACGGCGAGCCGCTGCTGCCGGACCACGGCTTCCCGGTGCGCGTCATCGTCCCCGGCTGCACGGCCGGCCGCATGGTCAAGTGGCTCCGCCGCATCGTCGTCACCACCGCCGAGTCCGACAACTACTACCATTACCGCGACAACCGCTTCCTGCCGTCCCACGtggacgccgagctcgccgacgCGGAAG GGTGGTGGTACAAGCCGGAGCACGTCATCAACGAGATGAACATCAACTCGGTGATCACGACGCCGGGGCACGACGAGATCCTGCCCGTCGACGGCGTCACCACGCAGCGGGGGTACACCATTAAGGGATACGCCTACTCCG GTGGTGGCAAGAAGGTGACGCGGGTGGAGGTGACGCTGGACGGCGGCGAGACATGGCTGGTATGCGAGCTCAACCACCCGGAGAAGCCCAACAAGTACGGCAAGCACTGGTGCTGGTGCTTCTGGtccgtggaggtggaggtgctcGACCTCCTCGGCGCCAGGGAGATCGCCGTCCGCGCCTGGGACCAGTCGCTCAACACCCAGCCGGAGAAGCTCGTCTGGAACCTCATG GGGATGATGAACAACTGCTGGTTCAGGGTGAAGGTGAACGTGTGCCGGCCGCGCAAGGGGGAGATCGGGCTGGCGTTCGAGCACCCGACGCAGCCCGGCAACCAGCCGGGCGGGTGGATGGCGCGGCAGAAGCGCATcgacgcggcggaggccgccgcgaCGGCGCTCCAGCGCGGCACCCCGCCCGAGCCGCCCGCCACGAACACCGCCGGCGCTAGCAAGCGGTTCACGATGGCCGAGGTCCGGGAGCACGCGTCCCGGGACTCGGCGTGGATCGTCGTCCACGGCAGCGTCTACGACTGCACCGCGTACCTCGAGGACCACCCCGGCGGCGCCGACAGCATCCTCATCAACGCCGGCACCGACTGCACCGAGGAGTTCGACGCCATCCACTCCGACAAGGCCAAAGCGCTCCTCGACGCCTACCGCATCGGCGAGCTCGTCACCACCGGCACCGGCCACAACTCCGACGCCGCCATCCACTGCGCGTCCTCCAGCCTCTCCCACCTCGACCCCATCCCCGGCGCCGTCaagcccgccgcgcccgccgccgccgtcgcgctcgcCAACCCTCTGGAGAAGGTCCCCTGCCGCCTCGTGGGCAAGAAGGAGCTCTCCCGCGACGTCCGCATCTTCCGGTTCGCCCTGCCGTCGGCCGGCCAGGAGCTCGGGCTCCCCGTCGGCAAGCATATCCTGGTGTGCGCCGACATCGCGGGGAAGCCGTGCGCGCGGGCGTACACGCCGACGAGCGCGGCGGACGAGGCCGGCCACTTCGAGCTCCTCGTTAAGGTGTACTTCAAGGGCGAGCACCCCAAGTTCCCCGGCGGCGGGCTCATGACCCAGCACCTGGACTCCCTCCCGATCGGCTCCCGCGTCGACGTCAAGGGGCCCCTCGGCCACGTCGCGTACGCCGGCCGCGGCGAGTTCGTGATcgacggcgagccgcgccggGCTCGCCGCCTCGCGatggtcgccggcggcagcgggatcGCGCCGGTGTACCAGGTGATCCAGGCGGTGCTGCGCGACCAGCCGGGGGACCGGACGGAGATGCACCTCGTGTACGCGAACCGCACGGAGGAGGACATCCTCCTGCGCGGCGAGCTGGAGCGGTGGGCGGCCGAGTTCCCGGACAGGCTCAAGGTGTGGTACGTGGTCGAACGGGTGAAGCGGCCGGAGGAGGGGTGGGAGTACAGCGTCGGATTCGTGACAGAGGCTATACTGCGGGAACACGTGCCggagggcggcgacgacgacgcgctGGCGCTCGCCTGCGGGCCGCCGGCGATGATccagctcgccgtcgcgcccaGCCTGGAGAAGATGAAGTACCGCAGGTCCAGTTCTTTCGTCGTCTTCTAA